One window of the Chryseotalea sp. WA131a genome contains the following:
- a CDS encoding erythromycin esterase family protein translates to MKATVKKQMASTLKKVGRGVHLVGFLVFPLFNFAQSKNERVTNLSGQWVSENVHSIKLNTDELKDLEFLKNEVGNKRIVAIGEQTHNDGATFQLRGKMIEYLIEEMGFEVILFEAGMFDLHYANESVKRSMQIDSLRNGILWFWKNANQHDHLFAYLQQQLQKGKELEFGGFDCKLTSSYGRKNGHYANMLKALVKTLDSQFFSSADFVSYLHVWDRIDADMKKGGLGSFSFKMNAREQADFLKQSQFIQQWLFNKGQLEWAQMVNTIDKGIVLYADFSIGKALFNKEWLLNLNNGRDSLMAENLQYQLATKYANKKVILFGATYHFARNIQTITPSKVRGLRLDKSVTTGGILHPMFHNEIYTIGFTAHEGTYGYVKKGGKGKSVKKASSKSLSYQLVNQKYDAAFVPLKNISADSQYWSNGAIIRFLDYKTDTAAPDWSAVMDAVVYIKTMTPITY, encoded by the coding sequence TGTGTTTCCCTTGTTCAATTTTGCACAAAGTAAAAATGAGAGAGTAACCAATTTATCGGGCCAGTGGGTAAGTGAAAATGTACACTCTATTAAACTGAATACAGACGAATTGAAAGACCTGGAATTTCTTAAGAATGAAGTTGGGAATAAGCGAATTGTAGCTATCGGTGAGCAGACCCACAATGATGGAGCTACTTTTCAATTGAGAGGTAAGATGATTGAATATTTGATTGAGGAGATGGGTTTTGAAGTTATTCTTTTTGAGGCTGGCATGTTCGATCTGCATTATGCCAATGAATCTGTGAAGCGATCTATGCAAATAGATAGCCTACGTAATGGAATTTTATGGTTTTGGAAAAATGCCAATCAGCATGATCATTTGTTTGCCTATTTACAGCAACAGCTTCAAAAGGGAAAAGAGTTGGAATTTGGAGGATTCGATTGTAAACTCACCTCTTCTTATGGAAGAAAAAATGGTCATTATGCCAATATGTTGAAAGCGTTGGTTAAAACATTGGATAGTCAGTTTTTCTCCTCCGCTGATTTTGTTTCCTACCTCCATGTCTGGGATAGAATAGACGCGGACATGAAAAAGGGAGGCCTAGGCTCGTTCTCATTTAAAATGAATGCACGTGAGCAAGCAGACTTTTTAAAGCAAAGTCAATTCATTCAGCAATGGCTTTTTAACAAAGGCCAATTAGAATGGGCGCAAATGGTAAATACTATAGATAAAGGCATAGTACTTTATGCTGATTTTAGTATTGGAAAAGCGTTGTTCAATAAAGAATGGTTATTAAATCTAAACAACGGGCGCGATAGTTTGATGGCGGAAAACTTACAGTACCAACTGGCCACGAAATACGCCAATAAAAAAGTGATTTTGTTTGGTGCTACGTATCATTTCGCAAGAAACATTCAAACCATAACACCTTCAAAAGTACGAGGTTTACGACTTGATAAATCTGTGACCACAGGCGGTATTTTACATCCGATGTTTCATAACGAAATTTACACCATTGGTTTCACTGCTCATGAAGGCACTTATGGATACGTTAAAAAAGGAGGAAAGGGAAAATCTGTAAAAAAGGCATCATCGAAAAGCTTGTCTTATCAACTCGTCAACCAAAAATACGATGCCGCTTTTGTGCCACTAAAAAACATTAGTGCCGACAGTCAGTATTGGTCTAATGGAGCAATCATTCGGTTTCTGGATTATAAAACTGATACCGCAGCACCCGATTGGAGTGCTGTAATGGATGCGGTAGTTTATATAAAAACCATGACGCCTATTACGTATTAA